The following are encoded in a window of bacterium BMS3Abin08 genomic DNA:
- the bioB gene encoding biotin synthase, with protein MITEPLNIDPGDGSFPDRLTRDEIRSLVIHSPIHDLFALTSGLRERFRGRDVDLCSIVNAKSGNCPEDCAYCAQSSRYRTEIDAYPLLPVEEIIKKAAEAGASRAKRFCVVTSGKKPSGRELKEIASAITGIRKLGLLPCSTLGMLNREELLLLKEAGLERYHHNLETSEGFFGNVCTTHTFEDKTDTIRAATEAGLSVCSGGIFGLGEAWDDRLDMAYALRELDVDSVPVNFLIPIKGTPLQDRKPLHPLEALRIISMLRLILPDKEIRVCGGRLQVLGELNSLVFLAGADGLLVGHYLTREGRTAEDDLNLIEDLGLAY; from the coding sequence ATGATAACTGAACCGTTAAACATAGATCCCGGCGACGGGTCCTTTCCGGACAGACTCACGAGGGATGAAATCAGGAGCCTGGTCATCCACTCACCCATTCACGACCTTTTTGCATTGACATCGGGACTGAGAGAACGTTTCAGGGGCAGGGATGTTGATCTCTGCTCAATAGTCAATGCAAAATCCGGCAACTGTCCCGAGGACTGTGCCTACTGTGCTCAGTCCTCAAGATACCGGACCGAAATCGATGCCTATCCCCTGCTTCCGGTTGAGGAGATAATAAAAAAAGCCGCAGAGGCCGGGGCTTCAAGGGCAAAGAGGTTCTGTGTCGTCACAAGCGGGAAAAAACCCTCCGGCAGAGAACTCAAAGAGATTGCCTCGGCAATAACCGGAATCAGGAAATTGGGGCTCCTCCCCTGTTCGACCCTCGGGATGCTGAACAGGGAGGAACTGTTACTTCTCAAAGAAGCAGGGCTTGAGCGTTACCACCACAACCTTGAGACATCCGAGGGGTTCTTCGGCAATGTCTGTACGACCCACACCTTTGAGGATAAAACCGATACGATAAGGGCCGCAACAGAGGCCGGTCTGTCAGTCTGTTCAGGGGGGATTTTCGGCCTTGGGGAAGCATGGGACGACCGGTTGGATATGGCTTATGCACTCAGGGAGCTCGATGTCGACTCCGTACCCGTCAACTTCCTCATCCCCATAAAGGGGACTCCCCTTCAGGACAGGAAACCGCTGCATCCCCTTGAGGCACTCAGGATTATCAGCATGCTCCGCCTGATACTGCCCGATAAGGAGATACGTGTATGTGGCGGCCGTCTTCAGGTACTCGGGGAACTGAACTCCCTCGTCTTTCTGGCCGGAGCCGACGGCTTGCTCGTCGGCCACTACCTCACCAGGGAGGGGAGGACCGCAGAGGATGACCTCAACCTTATCGAAGACCTGGGGCTTGCGTATTAA
- the infB gene encoding translation initiation factor IF-2: MGKIRIYELSRKIKVGNREIIDELEKRGLKGKTHSSTLDPELVTSLEETFKKRSQKRYAPEKTSTAEKVKKKEKEGKKAKETPSSAKPPAPHVKMKEEKKKTAKKAKKAKPESPAEEEDIALPDKLKKEIEEQKDEKLKTKSMQRAFQAIRKIEPKRWVDHKSSKKFRGRHQHFRRGVTSAQPPTVSTAAPRKKAIKLPEGTTIKEFSELIGQKVSDVIKKFMELGSMVTINLPIDLESAILIADIFGVKVEPASIEEIAPEVEEAIEENQEDLTHRAPVVTVMGHVDHGKTSLLDAIRKSRVTESEAGGITQHIGAYKVNLKGRDIVFLDTPGHEAFTTMRARGAQVTDIVVLVVAADDGVMPQTIEAINHAKSANVPIIIAVNKIDKPNANPQKVRTELAEYDIVPEEWGGKNIFVDVSAKQKTGIDDLLEMIILQSEIMELKANTKRPARGVTIESRLDRGRGPVATVLVQSGTLRIGDTFISGSTYGKVRALIDDRGKRVTEAIPSTPVEVIGFSEVPQAGDQFVVVEDERKARQTAMTRQHKERLAEMSRAKKVKLDKIFSQIQEGEIKELNIIIKADVQGSVEALKSSLEKITHPEVKIRVIHTSAGGINESDVMLAAASNAIIIGFNVRPEPKATHAAEREGVDIRPYTVIYEAIDDMKKALEGMLEPTLRENVIGRAEVRNIFSISRIGTIAGCYVLDGTIKRASDGIRVLRDNIVVYQGRIGSLKRFKEDVREVQTGYECGILVENFNDIKVGDILENFEIEKIAATL; encoded by the coding sequence ATGGGAAAGATAAGAATCTACGAGCTTTCAAGAAAGATAAAGGTCGGCAACAGGGAGATCATCGATGAGTTGGAAAAGCGGGGTCTTAAAGGCAAAACCCACTCCTCGACCTTAGACCCCGAACTTGTTACGAGCCTGGAGGAGACCTTCAAGAAAAGATCGCAGAAAAGGTACGCCCCCGAAAAGACAAGCACGGCGGAAAAGGTAAAGAAGAAAGAAAAGGAAGGGAAGAAGGCCAAAGAGACCCCTTCATCTGCAAAACCTCCCGCACCGCACGTCAAGATGAAAGAGGAGAAAAAAAAGACCGCGAAAAAGGCAAAGAAGGCAAAACCTGAATCCCCGGCTGAAGAAGAGGATATTGCACTGCCCGACAAGCTCAAGAAGGAAATCGAGGAGCAGAAGGATGAAAAGCTAAAGACCAAGAGCATGCAGAGGGCCTTCCAGGCGATAAGGAAAATAGAGCCCAAGAGATGGGTTGATCACAAGTCGTCCAAGAAGTTCAGGGGCAGACACCAGCACTTCAGAAGAGGAGTGACCTCTGCCCAGCCCCCGACGGTATCCACTGCCGCCCCGAGGAAAAAGGCGATAAAGCTGCCCGAGGGAACGACTATAAAGGAATTCTCGGAGCTGATCGGGCAGAAGGTCTCGGATGTAATAAAGAAGTTCATGGAACTTGGAAGCATGGTAACAATAAATCTGCCCATAGATCTTGAATCTGCGATCCTCATTGCGGATATCTTCGGGGTAAAGGTGGAACCCGCCTCCATCGAGGAAATAGCACCCGAGGTGGAAGAGGCCATTGAGGAGAACCAGGAAGATCTTACGCACAGGGCTCCTGTTGTAACCGTTATGGGCCACGTTGACCACGGAAAGACATCACTCCTTGACGCCATCAGAAAGAGCCGTGTCACCGAAAGTGAAGCAGGCGGAATCACTCAGCATATAGGTGCCTACAAGGTCAATCTCAAGGGAAGGGACATAGTGTTCCTGGACACCCCCGGTCATGAGGCGTTTACCACAATGAGGGCGCGTGGCGCCCAGGTCACCGATATCGTCGTCCTCGTTGTAGCTGCTGATGACGGCGTCATGCCCCAGACCATTGAAGCAATAAACCATGCAAAATCCGCAAATGTCCCTATCATCATAGCCGTCAACAAGATAGACAAGCCCAATGCTAACCCTCAAAAGGTCAGGACGGAGCTTGCCGAGTACGATATAGTCCCGGAGGAGTGGGGAGGCAAGAATATATTCGTGGACGTCTCTGCAAAACAGAAGACGGGGATCGACGACCTCCTGGAGATGATAATTCTCCAGTCCGAAATCATGGAACTGAAGGCCAACACAAAGCGTCCTGCCCGCGGCGTGACGATAGAATCAAGGCTCGACCGCGGAAGGGGGCCCGTTGCAACGGTCCTTGTCCAGTCAGGCACTCTGCGGATCGGCGACACCTTTATCTCGGGGAGCACCTACGGGAAAGTGAGGGCACTCATAGACGACCGCGGTAAGCGTGTCACTGAAGCAATCCCCTCAACGCCTGTAGAGGTAATCGGCTTTTCGGAGGTCCCCCAGGCCGGCGACCAGTTTGTGGTTGTAGAGGATGAGAGAAAGGCAAGACAGACCGCAATGACAAGGCAGCACAAGGAACGTCTTGCCGAAATGTCACGGGCAAAGAAGGTCAAACTGGACAAGATCTTTTCCCAGATCCAGGAAGGAGAGATAAAGGAACTCAACATCATCATAAAGGCGGATGTGCAGGGCTCGGTTGAGGCATTAAAGAGTTCGCTGGAAAAAATAACCCATCCGGAGGTTAAGATCAGGGTAATACATACCTCCGCAGGCGGCATAAACGAATCCGATGTGATGCTTGCAGCGGCATCAAATGCAATAATCATAGGGTTCAATGTCAGACCCGAACCAAAGGCAACACATGCAGCCGAACGGGAGGGTGTCGACATAAGGCCTTATACGGTTATATACGAAGCCATAGATGATATGAAGAAGGCCCTCGAAGGTATGCTTGAACCAACTCTCAGGGAGAATGTGATCGGCAGGGCAGAGGTGAGAAATATCTTCTCTATTTCAAGAATAGGCACCATTGCAGGCTGCTATGTCCTTGACGGCACCATCAAGAGAGCGAGTGACGGCATAAGGGTACTAAGGGACAATATTGTCGTCTATCAGGGACGAATCGGGTCACTTAAGAGGTTCAAGGAGGATGTCAGAGAGGTACAGACAGGTTACGAATGCGGGATACTCGTTGAAAACTTCAACGATATCAAGGTCGGGGATATACTTGAAAACTTCGAGATAGAGAAGATTGCGGCAACACTATAG
- the nrnA gene encoding bifunctional oligoribonuclease and PAP phosphatase NrnA, with the protein MRLSMKVPREIIELINREERFTVVSHINPEGDALGSAIALAVALDSIGKDVVVFNRDGIPSLYSFLPLSGLVVTGLSDERLKESVTVILDCNSLDRAGLEDAPVSKSVIIDHHVTENNFGDLRWIEPSAPATGVMIYHLIKELNVGFTPEIATNLYTAIAIDTGTFRFENTTSESLRIAADLVDAGARPGSISISLYESWPRERFNLLVRMLNTLELRDLTRDSGAGIGGKDRDTITVAITTITHSMFRETGTDSSNTENFSNFPRMISDVDISVMLREFEPGKWKASLRSKGDVNVAEVAFRLGGGGHKNAAGFKLEGDIDDVKKRFLATAKKALLDDN; encoded by the coding sequence ATGCGGCTATCCATGAAAGTCCCCCGCGAGATAATAGAACTGATCAACCGTGAAGAACGCTTCACGGTTGTTTCCCACATCAATCCCGAAGGAGATGCCCTCGGATCAGCCATTGCCCTTGCTGTCGCCCTGGATTCAATCGGAAAGGACGTCGTAGTCTTTAACCGGGACGGCATCCCGTCACTCTACTCCTTTCTCCCCCTTTCCGGTCTCGTTGTTACCGGTCTCAGTGATGAAAGGCTGAAGGAATCGGTAACGGTCATACTCGACTGCAACTCCCTGGACCGGGCCGGACTTGAAGACGCCCCTGTATCTAAATCCGTCATCATAGATCACCATGTGACGGAAAACAACTTCGGTGATTTACGCTGGATCGAGCCCTCTGCCCCGGCCACGGGGGTCATGATATATCACCTCATTAAGGAACTGAATGTAGGGTTCACCCCCGAGATCGCCACAAATCTATACACTGCCATTGCCATAGATACGGGCACCTTCAGATTTGAAAATACAACGTCTGAAAGCCTGAGGATAGCGGCAGACCTTGTCGATGCAGGCGCCAGGCCCGGGAGCATCTCCATAAGTCTATATGAATCCTGGCCCAGGGAGAGGTTCAATCTCCTTGTGAGGATGCTCAACACCCTTGAGCTGCGCGACCTGACAAGGGATTCAGGGGCGGGTATCGGCGGAAAGGACCGGGACACCATAACCGTTGCCATCACAACCATAACCCATAGCATGTTCAGGGAAACAGGGACCGATTCCTCAAATACCGAGAACTTCTCCAACTTCCCGAGAATGATCAGTGATGTGGACATCTCCGTAATGCTCAGGGAATTTGAACCCGGCAAGTGGAAGGCAAGTCTCAGGAGCAAGGGGGATGTTAATGTGGCGGAAGTCGCATTTAGGCTCGGCGGCGGCGGTCATAAAAACGCTGCAGGGTTCAAGCTGGAGGGTGATATTGATGACGTCAAGAAGAGGTTCCTGGCGACTGCAAAGAAGGCCCTCCTTGATGATAACTGA
- the rbfA gene encoding ribosome-binding factor A, translating into MLPYKRSKRVGDQLRKELADIIMRKMKDPRLGFVTVTSVEVTDDLRNARVYITILHKENTKAALDALNSAGGFLRSEVGKRVRMKVIPKLQFFEDPSLEYGAKIDRLLRDLHKE; encoded by the coding sequence ATGTTACCCTACAAGAGATCAAAACGTGTTGGTGACCAGCTCAGAAAGGAGCTGGCCGACATAATAATGAGGAAGATGAAAGACCCCAGGCTCGGATTCGTCACCGTGACATCCGTTGAGGTCACAGACGATCTCCGGAATGCCCGTGTCTACATTACGATCCTCCACAAGGAGAACACCAAAGCGGCACTTGATGCATTGAATTCCGCGGGTGGCTTTTTAAGGTCCGAGGTCGGAAAGAGGGTGAGGATGAAGGTAATCCCGAAGCTTCAGTTCTTCGAGGACCCCTCCCTGGAATACGGCGCAAAGATCGACCGCCTCCTCCGTGACCTTCACAAGGAATAA
- the rpmB gene encoding 50S ribosomal protein L28, with product MAICYVCGKKRLVGNNVSHSKRRTKRVFKPNLQRIRIITESGPKKTRVCTRCIRSGSVTKAF from the coding sequence ATGGCCATTTGTTATGTCTGTGGGAAAAAAAGGCTTGTCGGCAACAATGTGAGTCATTCAAAAAGGCGAACCAAGAGGGTCTTCAAACCGAACCTTCAGAGGATCAGGATCATTACTGAAAGTGGTCCAAAGAAGACCCGGGTCTGCACCAGATGCATAAGGTCCGGTAGCGTAACCAAGGCATTCTGA
- the ychF gene encoding ribosome-binding ATPase YchF, with translation MKIGIIGPANSGKTTIFNALTGQSVATTVYPTIEGQPNVGVVNVPDARVLKLSEIYQPKKTTFATVEYIDYLGITKGDIRQNRKVLDLIRDVDAVVQVVRAFKDDAVVHPMGDVDPVTDAAAVELELIFSDLELVDKRLRRMEESAKRGRKPDEKERKVLLKCREILESETPLREAGFTREEQLSLRHLQFISVKPEVLILNLSEDELNTDKEKELLKLLHERFNMPAVSLSGKIEMEIAQLGAEEAGEFLKDLGIEESAMNRLIQVCYSHLGLISFLTVGKDEVRAWTIKEGTSALAAAGKIHSDIERGFIRAEVISYDDFISSGSMSEARQKGLLRLEGKTYKLRDGDIVNFRFNV, from the coding sequence GTGAAGATAGGGATCATCGGCCCCGCCAATTCAGGAAAGACGACGATATTCAATGCCCTCACAGGCCAGTCCGTTGCAACGACGGTTTACCCGACCATAGAGGGTCAGCCGAATGTGGGGGTTGTCAATGTGCCGGACGCGCGCGTGTTGAAACTCTCGGAAATATACCAGCCGAAAAAGACCACATTTGCAACGGTCGAGTATATTGATTACCTGGGAATAACCAAAGGTGACATCCGGCAGAACAGAAAGGTCCTTGACCTGATCAGGGACGTCGATGCGGTTGTCCAGGTTGTCAGGGCCTTTAAGGACGATGCGGTTGTCCATCCAATGGGTGATGTGGACCCCGTCACGGATGCCGCGGCAGTTGAGCTCGAACTTATATTCTCGGACCTCGAGCTTGTCGATAAGAGGCTCCGGAGAATGGAGGAGTCCGCAAAGCGGGGCAGGAAGCCCGACGAGAAAGAGAGGAAGGTCCTTCTGAAATGCAGGGAGATACTTGAATCCGAGACCCCGTTAAGAGAAGCCGGGTTTACCCGGGAGGAGCAGCTCTCCCTGAGGCACCTGCAGTTTATTTCCGTAAAGCCGGAAGTTCTGATACTGAACCTCTCTGAGGATGAACTGAATACAGACAAGGAAAAGGAGTTGCTGAAGCTCCTGCATGAACGCTTTAATATGCCCGCCGTCTCCCTTTCAGGGAAGATCGAGATGGAGATAGCCCAGCTTGGTGCGGAGGAGGCCGGGGAGTTCCTGAAGGATCTCGGGATAGAGGAATCAGCCATGAACAGGTTGATTCAGGTCTGCTACAGCCACCTCGGGCTCATATCATTTCTTACCGTGGGAAAGGACGAGGTCCGTGCGTGGACAATAAAGGAGGGGACCTCAGCCCTTGCAGCAGCGGGAAAGATTCATAGTGATATCGAGAGGGGTTTTATAAGGGCGGAGGTTATATCCTACGATGACTTTATTTCTTCGGGCTCCATGTCCGAAGCGAGGCAGAAGGGCCTGTTAAGGCTCGAGGGTAAGACCTACAAACTCCGGGACGGCGATATCGTCAACTTCAGGTTCAATGTATAA
- the rnz gene encoding ribonuclease Z — MKPSFHHRMINGPFEDPVVYIRLFWRKRAILFDAGDIWDLPAREINKVSDLFVTHTHIDHFIGFDRLLRILLRRDTPLNIFGPEGIRDAVEGKLRGYTWNLIEDYPVRLIVNEVRGGKISVVEYRAGDGFRPSGREERTNNGVLLKDTHFTIKSITLTHDIPVLAFSIHEDFHININREKLLDMGLPVGPWLSGFKSAVRRGDRNWQTEIQGREYHLGELERLITRTRGQKISYVVDISPTVENIEKVIPFVKDSDTLYIETYFLERDRLRAMERNHLTAGIAGEIAREANVKEMIPLHFSPKYGRSPEEVLSEAAEAFRAPAG; from the coding sequence ATGAAGCCCTCCTTCCACCATAGGATGATAAACGGTCCCTTCGAGGACCCCGTGGTCTACATAAGACTCTTCTGGCGGAAAAGGGCGATCCTCTTCGATGCAGGGGATATATGGGACCTTCCGGCACGGGAGATAAACAAGGTATCGGACCTCTTTGTTACACACACACATATAGACCACTTCATCGGCTTCGACAGGTTGCTCAGGATACTGCTGCGACGGGACACCCCTCTGAATATATTCGGACCTGAGGGTATACGTGACGCTGTAGAGGGAAAACTCAGGGGATACACATGGAACCTGATAGAGGATTACCCGGTCCGGCTGATTGTAAACGAGGTAAGGGGCGGGAAGATCTCTGTTGTGGAATACAGGGCAGGTGACGGATTTCGTCCTTCAGGCAGGGAGGAGAGGACAAACAACGGTGTTTTGTTGAAAGATACACACTTTACCATAAAGAGCATCACCCTTACCCATGATATCCCGGTGCTTGCCTTTAGTATCCATGAGGATTTTCATATTAATATAAACCGGGAAAAACTCCTCGATATGGGACTTCCCGTCGGGCCGTGGCTTTCCGGATTTAAAAGCGCCGTAAGAAGAGGGGACCGGAACTGGCAAACAGAGATACAGGGCAGGGAGTACCATCTCGGTGAACTCGAGAGGCTCATCACAAGGACAAGGGGACAGAAGATATCCTACGTTGTCGATATCTCACCTACCGTGGAGAATATAGAAAAAGTCATTCCCTTCGTAAAGGACTCGGACACCCTCTACATCGAGACATACTTTCTTGAGAGAGACCGGCTGAGGGCGATGGAAAGAAACCATCTCACCGCAGGGATTGCCGGCGAGATTGCACGGGAGGCCAATGTCAAGGAGATGATCCCCCTGCATTTCTCACCAAAGTACGGGAGATCCCCCGAGGAGGTCCTCAGTGAGGCTGCTGAGGCATTCAGGGCGCCTGCAGGGTAA